A single genomic interval of Camelina sativa cultivar DH55 chromosome 11, Cs, whole genome shotgun sequence harbors:
- the LOC104723986 gene encoding uncharacterized membrane protein C776.05-like, with the protein MISGFYGHFRSPFFIIPIKAKQKRKRKKKQNLTTIMASNEEFSEDLNSNGIDSFDAVKQRFKDRSKKVVQTRELLSKQAVQTREILSKQAVKIAKQAEEHERFINKVTHLVGVLGFGGFCFLLGARPQDIPLVYCLFYVIFVPLRWIYYRFKKWHYYLLDFCYYANTIFLVDLLLYPKNEKLFMVCFSFAEGPLAWAIIVWRCSLVFSSPDKIVSVLIHLLPGLVFFTIRWWNPATFAAMHPVGTDRRVSWPYVEDKAYLFTWLFLIPLVVYTLWQVLYFLIVNVLRRQRLLRDPEVMTSYRELSKKAEKANNKLWQLSGMLGDQNRIWMYILFQAIFTVATMALTVPIFLSYRLHVIFQILKISAAVWNGGSFLLEVMPRQVIQKEKKKKAEMKPIEEQLPHHEPESHPSQNEPISTET; encoded by the exons aaacagaaaagaaaaagaaaaaaaaaacaaaatctgaccACAATAATGGCGAGCAACGAAGAATTCTCTGAAGATTTAAACTCTAATGGAATAGACTCATTTGATGCTGTCAAACAACGTTTCAAGGATCGATCAAAG AAAGTTGTGCAGACAAGAGAGTTGCTGTCTAAACAAGCGGTGCAAACGCGTGAGATCTTATCGAAACAAGCCGTTAAGATCGCTAAACAAGCCGAAGAACATGAGAGATTCATTAATAAG GTGACACATCTCGTTGGTGTGCTTGGATTTGGTGGTTTTTGTTTCCTACTTGGTGCAA GGCCTCAGGATATACCTCTAGTTTATTGCTTATTCTATGTGATCTTTGTTCCTCTGAGATGGATTTATTACAGGTTTAAGAAATGGCATTATTATCTTCTG GACTTTTGCTACTATGCCAACACAATCTTCttggttgatcttcttctctatccTAAGAATGAAAAGCTTTTCATGGTTTGCTTTTCCTTTGCAGAG GGACCGTTGGCGTGGGCAATTATTGTCTGGCGTTGCAGTCTTGTTTTTAGTTCCCCCGATAAGATTGTTAGTGTTCTTATACATCTCTTGCCTG GGCTCGTGTTCTTCACGATTAGGTGGTGGAATCCAGCGACATTTGCAGCGATGCACCCTGTAGGCACTGATCGTAGGGTTTCATGGCCTTATGTGGAAGACAAAGCTTACCTTTTTACATGGCTGTTTCTCATCCCCTTGGTCGTTTATACTCTTTGGCAAGTGCTCTATTTTCTAATCGTCAATGTCCTGCGTAGGCAGAGGCTCCTGAGAGATCCTGAAGTTATGACTTCTTACAG AGAGCTGTCGAAGAAAGCTGAAAAGGCAAACAATAAGTTGTGGCAGCTGAGCGGTATGCTAGGGGATCAGAACCGTATATGGATGTACATCCTATTCCAGGCCATCTTCACGGTGGCAACCATGGCATTGACCGTACCGATCTTCCTATCTTATAGACTGCACGTGATCTTTCAGATCCTAAAGATTTCGGCGGCAGTGTGGAACGGAGGGAGCTTTTTACTAGAGGTGATGCCTCGGCAAGTGATccagaaagagaagaagaaaaaagcagagATGAAGCCGATAGAGGAGCAGCTACCGCATCATGAACCTGAGTCACATCCGAGTCAGAATGAGCCAATATCTACTGAAACATGA
- the LOC104723988 gene encoding 40S ribosomal protein S3-3-like, which translates to MATQISKKRKFVADGVFYAELNEVLTRELAEDGYSGVEVRVTPMRTEIIIRATRTQNVLGEKGRRIRELTSLVQKRFKFPQDSVELYAEKVNNRGLCAIAQAESLRYKLLGGLAVRRACYGVLRFVMESGAKGCEVIVSGKLRAARAKSMKFKDGYMVSSGQPTKEYIDAAVRHVLLRQGVLGLKVKIMLDWDPKGKNGPMTPLPDVVIIHTPKDEDVNVAPAQVVTQAALMPEAPLTSIDYPAMPVA; encoded by the exons ATGGCGACCCAGATCAGCAAGAAGAGAAAG ttcgTAGCCGATGGTGTGTTTTACGCTGAGCTCAATGAGGTTTTGACCAGAGAGCTTGCTGAGGATGGTTACTCTGGTGTTGAGGTCCGTGTCACTCCTATGCGTACTGAAATCATCATTAGAGCCACTCGTACTCAAAACGTCCTTG GTGAGAAGGGAAGGAGGATCAGGGAGTTGACATCTCTTGTACAAAAGAGATTCAAATTCCCTCAGGACAGTGTTGAGCTTTATGCTGAGAAGGTCAACAACAGAGGTCTCTGTGCTATTGCCCAGGCTGAGTCTCTACGTTACAAGCTTCTTGGTGGTCTTGCTGTCCGTAG GGCTTGCTATGGTGTTTTGAGGTTTGTTATGGAGAGTGGAGCCAAAGGATGCGAA GTCATTGTGAGTGGAAAACTCCGTGCTGCACGTGCTAAGTCGATGAAGTTCAAGGATGGTTACATGGTTTCCTCAGGTCAACCAACCAAAGAATACATTGATGCTGCAGTGAGACATGTTCTTCTTAGACAG GGTGTGTTAGGCCTCAAGGTGAAGATCATGCTTGACTGGGACCCCAAGGGCAAAAATGGACCGATGACACCATTGCCTGATGTTGTTATCATCCATACACCAAAGGATGAAGATGTTAACGTCGCGCCTGCTCAGGTTGTCACTCAGGCTGCGCTTATGCCAGAAGCTCCATTAACAAGCATAGATTATCCAGCAATGCCAGTTGCTTAG
- the LOC104723987 gene encoding protein MIS12 homolog: MEGSKSEAVFESMDLNPQLFINDAINTVEDYVDVAFEFYGQEASKILKIDGSDPTKSQDLSNSIERVRGLIQSVMDKRMKMWEVYCVKYCFAVPDGFVLPKTKEDSSSVYSDQEMKGGLYDQDLDAQLNSLRDKLNLVGKRSAELDSELQALERASVSREQSVRLVNEALEVYDESSVGEMFQEMAKVASELRARVDTLKTRRMKASESAKVERLNNHGKEFSAMTSDGKLEDLEKFQAELRKM; encoded by the exons atggaaggCAGCAAAAGCGAGGCAGTGTTCGAGTCCATGGATCTGAATCCTCAGCTTTTCATCAACGATGCTATCAACACCGTCGAAGACTACGTCGACGTAGCCTTTGAATTCTATGGCCA AGAAGCatccaaaattctcaaaatcgATGGATCTGATCCAACAAAGTCCCAAGATTTATCAAAC agTATAGAACGTGTTCGTGGTTTGATTCAATCGGTTATGGACAAGCGTATGAAGATGTGGGAAGTCTATTGTGTTAAATACTGTTTCGCAGTTCCTGATGGATTTGTTCTGCCAAAGACT AAGGAGGATTCGTCGTCTGTTTACTCTGACCAGGAAATGAAAGGTGGGTTATATGACCAGGATTTGGATGCACAGTTGAATTCTTTAAGGGATAAGCTTAATTTG gTAGGAAAGAGGTCTGCTGAACTCGACTCTGAGCTCCAGGCTTTAGAAAGAGCTTCGGTTTCGAGGGAACAGTCTGTGAGGCTCGTTAATGAGGCTTTGGAGGTTTATGATGAGTCTTCTGTTGGTGAAATGTTCCAAG AGATGGCAAAAGTTGCATCAGAACTTCGTGCAAGGGTCGATACGCTGAAAACAAGAAGAATGAAAGCCAGTGAAAGCGCTAAAGTAGAGAGGCTGAATAACCATGGCAAAGAGTTTTCGGCAATGACTTCTG ATGGAAAGCTTGAAGACCTCGAAAAGTTTCAGGCCGAGTTAAGGAAGATGTAA